The following is a genomic window from Malus sylvestris chromosome 12, drMalSylv7.2, whole genome shotgun sequence.
TCAAAGCTAGCTAACTTTCATTTCATAAATCAATCTACTATAAAGCTTTAGGATTTAGAGACTATGAATATAAGCTAACTAATTGAAGTCTCTTATTCCCTAAAAGattaagtaattataaagggtaatttattaaaaaaaatattagaaatgGCGTTGGTTTTTGGACTTGGCTCACTTGGGTGTAGTATGAGCATTAATTGATATGAGTTATAATCTGGTTAGATTGGGTTTTGTTAGTCGGGTTGAGGATGAATGGGCAAATGATCAACCCAACTTAACTCAATTAATGAACGGATTAAAATTAAGTTGGGTTGAACATAAACGAATTTGAATTGGCCCAACCCAAATTTCACCCTATCAGTTGGGCTGCAGAAACTACTACCAGCCATATAAGCAAAAAAAAAGAGCGACGACATCGTTGTGATGATAATATAATACGTTTGGTCCCACTAAAGGTAGTAGTAGGTCTGGTTTAGTCTTGTTCGGTTCAGTCTAATCGGTTGTACTCGATTTGGCCCCACTAAAGTTGGTACGTCGACACGTGCTTAGCCAAATGCATGAGGAAAGCCGAGAACCGAACCGGTCAAACCAAAattggtttttcaatttttttcctgGTTCATATCAGCACGGTTCAATGCTTTATCCGTTCAAACGCCTGCCCTAATCCCACAAAATTACAGAACGACACGTCGTAGTTTCACTTGTATGGTTGGTGTGAGCGCTTTTAATAAGCTGGTACAGCTCCACTCCGTAGTCCGTAGTGTTGCTCTCGAACTTCACATTTTCGCGCCTAAAATCCAAGGTACTTTCTCCGTCTCTCGATCTCTGTTGATTGTTTGGTTGCCTGGAAACTGTAGGAAAGTTCCTTCGATTTACAATTTATCTATCATTTCTCAGTTGCCAAACAGATTTTAAAGCTCGCGATTCCGGAACGATTGAGATTTGTTCACTCTTTTAGCTGTTTGGCTGCTGAGAAAATGAACCTACGTCATTTGAGTTTCGATCAAATTTTCACTTTTCTAATCTGATTCAAACGCGATCGTTCACTTCAATTTCTAAGATTTCTCCCGATTTTGAGCAACAATAGCATTAATCTCGTATAAGAAATctgattttcttttattttcccggcaaccaaacagatcGTACGAGTTTTCCTTCCTAACTGACGCTCTttctgtgtttttattttttgcagctTCGAATTAGCTTCTGATCGCGGCAAGATAATGGCGAGTATGACAATATGTGCTCGATTCCGGCCTTTGAGCTCCAAAGAGAGAAGAGATCACGGCGATGCAGTCTGCATTCAACACGTAGACTCCGAAACTTTCAGTTTCAAGGTTTTTTCTCATGAATCCATGGATTCCTGTAATTCTGCTACTATCTTTTCGTGCAAAACTGTTTGAGAAACAAAGTTTGAAGAGATTTGAATTATTGTACGGCTAGGATGAGAAGGATGAAGAATTCACATTTAGCTTTGATAAGGTGTTCTACGAGAAATCTGAGCAGGCACAAGTGTATGAATTTCTAGCTTCGCCTATTGTGCGAGGTATATCTTCGAAACGACATTAATCGATGAATTACGCTTCTCTTGCTTATTTACTTGAAAGAAAAGGCAAGAAATTCCGGTTAAACTCTAAAAATCTTTTATCCATGTGCCTTTGCGTAGAAATTAATTGATTTGGTATATAGTGTTCCCTTACATTTTCATAGCAGCTGAGCTTATTGAAGGTCTTACTAATTGGGAATAGTGTTAGTCTGAATTACTGATTTTGTGTATTTCCAACTCAATTTCTGCTATTTATCTGCGCTGACCATGATACAGATGCTGTTGATGCAATAAATGGGACGATCGTTACTTATGGACAGGTGACGTAGTTGTCTAACTTTTCTCCTTATGGCGATCACCTGTATGTGATAAATTTCTATCTAGTAATTGCATGTCTTGGTTGTTTTGTTGGTTCTAATTCACGAAACCTTTTGCAATGAATGCAGACTGGAGCGGGGAAGACATATAGCATGGAGGTGAGGCTGCAGTTTCACAATATTGTAGTGATGACTGCTAATCGATATTCAATTAATTAAGCTCACGCACGGTAATGTTTGCGTATTTGGTGCAGGGGCCTAGCATACTGGTACGTGACGAGCAGAAGAGAGGATTACTTCCAAGAGTTGTTGAGGGTCTGTTTGATTGCATTAAATCTTCTGGAAGAACAATGAAGCACTCAATCAAATTGTCAATGGTATTGAGATTTGCTTATCTTCCGGTGACATAATTGGTTTCAAGTTGTAACTTCTCTACCAATGTAATTCTCTGAATCTGTTTGTTTCTCTTTTCAGGTAGAGATCTACATGGAAAGAGTAAGGTAGGTGTAACCGTAATAACTCAGTTTGGCTTGAATGCACTATCTGTTTGGAACATGAAATAAGCTGAATAGGATGGAACTCCAGGAAGGTTCTAATAACTATACTATACTTGCGATTAGTACTAACAGTACTTCTTTTTATTCAGGGACCTTTTTGATTTAGCAAAAGACAACATACAGATTAAGGAGAGTAAATCGCAGGGGATATTGTTAAATGGAGTAACAGAGGTATGCTTACCTTTTGAAGCAATAAGTTGTATACCCATGATATCAATGGGAGTACTTATCGAATTTTTGAATCATCCCAGTCatgttttgatttttgaatcTGTTGCTTGCTTGAATCCTTTATTGTCACACAAATTACTATTTTGAGCCCAAGAAAACTGACGATTACAAACTGACTCCAAGTTCCCACCCCTTTTTTTGTAGATCTCTGTGTCGAGTCCTGCAGAAGCATTGCAAAGCCTATCTGTAAGATATATTTTCTTCAGAAATCTCTTATAGTTTGTGTATATGGTTTACATTCTAACAGCGATGTTGATAATGCAGAATGGCATAGCTAACAGAGCTGTGGGAGAGACCCGTATCCTTTGCTTTCTTTTTCCGTTCTAGTTATTTCTTAATTTCCCAGTATAAATAGCAGCATTCTTTTTTGGCTGAGAATGTTATCCATTTTCTGTAAAACTTAACATTGATATAGAAATGAATGTGTCCAGCAGCAGAAGCCACTGCATATACATATTCAcagttcagcaagaagtaaagaAAGATGAGAGGTAAAATTTCTTTAATTTACATTGGTGTCAAGTTTTCAATTGTATGATCTTGAACATTCTGAATTCATGTACAGGTTGAAAGCTGGAAAGTTAATTCTTGTAGACTTGGCTGGATCTGAGAAAGTAGAGAAAACTGGAGCTGAGGGAaaagttcttgaagaagctaAGACCATCAACAAGTCTCTCTCAGCCCTTGGAAATGTGATAAATGCTCTGACATGCGGGTCATCGGGCAAAGCAAACCACATTCCCTTCCGCGATTCCAAGCTCACTCGGATTTTACAAGATTCACTGGTCAGTTTCCCTCCCTTTAGTCCTCGCCATAGCATTGTCAATTTGTACTGAAGATCTACTGGTTCTCATCTTGCAGGGAGGTAACTCACGTACTGCATTGTTGTGTTGTTGCTCACCAAGTCCTTCTAATGCATTGGAGAGTCTGTCCACTCTTCGCTTTGGGATGAGGTATGCTTTTCAACATCCCATATCGCTTAATTACGAATGAGGACTCAAAATTGAATCTCAGGATTCTTAAGGTTAGATTCTTACTTTGCCAGGGCAAAGCATATAAAGATGTCACCGCGTCTCAAGGGTAACGAAGATAAATCTGCTAAAAAGAACGGACCTCCCTCCCCAACTAAAGACGAGTCATGCGAGAGAATTCTTGGGATGGTTAGAATACTCTAGTGAAAATGTTTTCTGTGACGTGTTTTTTTCATAGCTTCTAATACCTCCACACTATAGTTGAGGGAGAGATTTGATGCCGAAGATGTGAAGTTACTTGAGGAGTTGTTCACATTGAGCGGAATTCTCTTTGATCCTTCTTCGCCTGAAGAGGTAGACTCAGCATTGGCGGATGTTACTTCACAGACGATTACCTTACTGCAGCAAGCAGTGGAAGATCTTGCATCCACTGTTGAGGAGGTACGTGCTACTTGGTACCGAGAATGGCGTGTAAACAGCCTTGTCTACTTTCTTCAATATGAATTTTGTTGTGCCGGTTTTATGCCGTTGCAGCTTAAGAGAGAGAACACGGCACTGAAGAACGAATTAGCAGCTGCTAAAAGATTGGATGCGCAAAGCGAAGCGGCTGGAGATACTTCAATTGTTCTGCATAAACCTTCGGGAATTATCAGTTCTGTTGTGTCACGGGTCAGGTCACTCTCTTCTATCAAGTTGTTGAAATGATAAAGAGTATAATCCTGCCTTACATGTAAGATTAATCGAACATCGCTCATATTTTAAAGAACTGCAACAGTAGGGTAGAGGCACCGACCATGTCATACATAGAGCATTTCTCACAAAAGCATGAGACCCTCTGTATTTTGGTCTCACTCAACCCTACGTAGTGCTAACCGGTCTAGCTACCCTAGTAAGGCAGCCTTACTGAATTCTATCAAAGCTAAGTAGAAATATAGAATATTTGCTAGAGGAGTATGCGCCTATTAAACTGGTTTGGGGAGAGATCTTGGGTAGGGCTTTTCAGTCCACATAAAAAGAGATATCTTGCGTTGGGCTTTTGAGGAGTAAAAGTGTTTTAGTTTAAAAGCCCAATTATCTTTTTTAACAAGGCATTATTGTCACTGTAATATACAACGATGCGGATCAATTTTTAATGCAAGAGAGCGGACACGCTGtgttggacttggattgtctgctcCTTCCCATTCCATACCCTTTCCATCCTCACctatttatgtggtcacggttaaaccatgtcaataattttatattgatttttttaaagaaataatatGACAAAAAGTAAtggaaatataaa
Proteins encoded in this region:
- the LOC126592495 gene encoding kinesin-like protein KIN-1 isoform X2: MASMTICARFRPLSSKERRDHGDAVCIQHVDSETFSFKDEKDEEFTFSFDKVFYEKSEQAQVYEFLASPIVRDAVDAINGTIVTYGQTGAGKTYSMEGPSILVRDEQKRGLLPRVVEGLFDCIKSSGRTMKHSIKLSMVEIYMERVRDLFDLAKDNIQIKESKSQGILLNGVTEISVSSPAEALQSLSNGIANRAVGETQMNVSSSRSHCIYIFTVQQEVKKDERLKAGKLILVDLAGSEKVEKTGAEGKVLEEAKTINKSLSALGNVINALTCGSSGKANHIPFRDSKLTRILQDSLGGNSRTALLCCCSPSPSNALESLSTLRFGMRAKHIKMSPRLKGNEDKSAKKNGPPSPTKDESCERILGMLRERFDAEDVKLLEELFTLSGILFDPSSPEEVDSALADVTSQTITLLQQAVEDLASTVEELKRENTALKNELAAAKRLDAQSEAAGDTSIVLHKPSGIISSVVSRVRSLSSIKLLK
- the LOC126592495 gene encoding kinesin-like protein KIN-1 isoform X1, which translates into the protein MASMTICARFRPLSSKERRDHGDAVCIQHVDSETFSFKDEKDEEFTFSFDKVFYEKSEQAQVYEFLASPIVRDAVDAINGTIVTYGQTGAGKTYSMEGPSILVRDEQKRGLLPRVVEGLFDCIKSSGRTMKHSIKLSMVEIYMERVRDLFDLAKDNIQIKESKSQGILLNGVTEISVSSPAEALQSLSNGIANRAVGETQMNVSSSRSHCIYIFTVQQEVKKDERLKAGKLILVDLAGSEKVEKTGAEGKVLEEAKTINKSLSALGNVINALTCGSSGKANHIPFRDSKLTRILQDSLGGNSRTALLCCCSPSPSNALESLSTLRFGMRAKHIKMSPRLKGNEDKSAKKNGPPSPTKDESCERILGMLRERFDAEDVKLLEELFTLSGILFDPSSPEEVDSALADVTSQTITLLQQAVEDLASTVEEVRATWYREWRVNSLVYFLQYEFCCAGFMPLQLKRENTALKNELAAAKRLDAQSEAAGDTSIVLHKPSGIISSVVSRVRSLSSIKLLK
- the LOC126592495 gene encoding kinesin-like protein KIN-1 isoform X3, producing the protein MCSIPAFELQREKRSRRCSLHSTRRLRNFQFQDAVDAINGTIVTYGQTGAGKTYSMEGPSILVRDEQKRGLLPRVVEGLFDCIKSSGRTMKHSIKLSMVEIYMERVRDLFDLAKDNIQIKESKSQGILLNGVTEISVSSPAEALQSLSNGIANRAVGETQMNVSSSRSHCIYIFTVQQEVKKDERLKAGKLILVDLAGSEKVEKTGAEGKVLEEAKTINKSLSALGNVINALTCGSSGKANHIPFRDSKLTRILQDSLGGNSRTALLCCCSPSPSNALESLSTLRFGMRAKHIKMSPRLKGNEDKSAKKNGPPSPTKDESCERILGMLRERFDAEDVKLLEELFTLSGILFDPSSPEEVDSALADVTSQTITLLQQAVEDLASTVEEVRATWYREWRVNSLVYFLQYEFCCAGFMPLQLKRENTALKNELAAAKRLDAQSEAAGDTSIVLHKPSGIISSVVSRVRSLSSIKLLK